From Acidihalobacter aeolianus, a single genomic window includes:
- a CDS encoding TDT family transporter — protein sequence MTRAQRSLKDIIRHFTPNWFTMNMGTGILFLSLHESYPSALPGQDVLTRGLWLFDMVLYLIFTALLLSRFVLFPDTLGRLLRHPVQSMFLGAIPMGLVPILDGWLLFGGQIFGHAAVVLAETLWWTDAFLAVLFGWLVPYFMFTQQEHLLERMTAVWLLPIVSAEVTAAAGGLLARHLPPGVAEVIVTTSYVLWALSVPLALTIVVILFLRLVLHKLPHRDMAVSSWLVLGPLGTGSLGLLLLGVAAPAAFAGTQLASLGSLAYGVGVIGGLMLWGYGLWWWVMAWVLTLRYMREGLPFNMGWWGFTFPLGVYAAATLQLAHETGFVAFGVFGALLVVQLAGFWTVVTARTFHGMWHGYLFNAPCLSNESGGLHPRGNA from the coding sequence ATGACACGAGCGCAGCGCAGCCTCAAGGACATCATTCGCCATTTCACGCCGAACTGGTTCACCATGAACATGGGTACCGGGATCCTGTTTCTGAGCCTGCACGAGAGCTACCCGTCGGCGCTGCCGGGACAGGATGTGCTCACCCGCGGCCTGTGGTTGTTCGACATGGTGCTGTACCTGATATTCACGGCCCTGTTGTTGTCGCGCTTCGTCCTGTTTCCCGACACCCTCGGACGTCTGCTGCGTCATCCCGTGCAGTCGATGTTCCTCGGTGCGATTCCGATGGGACTGGTGCCCATCCTCGACGGCTGGCTGCTGTTCGGCGGGCAGATCTTCGGCCATGCGGCCGTGGTGCTCGCCGAAACGCTGTGGTGGACGGATGCGTTCCTGGCCGTGCTGTTCGGCTGGCTGGTGCCGTATTTCATGTTCACCCAGCAGGAGCACCTGCTCGAACGCATGACTGCGGTGTGGCTGCTGCCCATCGTGTCCGCCGAGGTGACGGCGGCCGCCGGCGGTCTGTTGGCGCGACACCTGCCGCCAGGCGTGGCGGAGGTGATCGTGACCACGAGCTACGTGTTGTGGGCGCTGTCCGTGCCGCTGGCGCTGACCATCGTGGTCATCCTGTTCCTGCGTCTGGTGCTGCACAAGCTGCCGCACCGCGACATGGCGGTGTCGAGCTGGCTGGTGCTCGGGCCGCTGGGCACCGGTTCGCTCGGCCTACTTCTGTTGGGCGTGGCCGCGCCGGCCGCCTTTGCCGGTACGCAGCTGGCGTCGCTCGGTTCGCTGGCCTACGGCGTCGGCGTGATCGGTGGCCTGATGCTGTGGGGCTACGGCCTGTGGTGGTGGGTGATGGCCTGGGTGCTCACGCTGCGCTACATGCGCGAGGGCCTGCCGTTCAACATGGGCTGGTGGGGCTTCACCTTCCCCCTCGGCGTGTACGCGGCGGCTACGCTGCAGCTGGCGCACGAGACTGGATTTGTGGCCTTCGGTGTGTTCGGTGCCCTGCTGGTGGTGCAGCTTGCCGGGTTCTGGACGGTGGTGACCGCGCGCACCTTCCACGGCATGTGGCACGGTTATCTGTTCAACGCGCCATGCCTGTCCAACGAGAGCGGCGGCCTGCACCCCCGGGGCAATGCCTAG
- a CDS encoding tRNA(Met) cytidine acetyltransferase TmcA codes for MPPSTSVPDEARRLLAAARVAHQRRVLVLSGEAAWAVDAAAGLREVLAVEDALWIGQSTAAGWSHCPPREGQAQLGREYGLICLDAFSGLDPDTLGAATGTLAGGGLFYLLCPPLDRWADYPDPERARMAVVPDGEAAVGGRFLRRLASILSAAPGVRIVTQAGEVMGDPLAVDPVSAAPTIRAAGHDGALTADQHAAVAAVLHAAQGHRRRPAVLTAHRGRGKSTAFGLAAAALLAERESKVVLTGPSLVAVAPVFAAAAQRLPGAHLRRGLLQYGTGRLEFMAPDALAEAPPQADLVLVDEAAALPLPLLSRLLHACPRLAFATTVHGYEGSGRAFALRFQPLLDRERPGWHGVALDEPIRWTSGDPLESLSFRALLLDAEPAADTEVGGAAAESLRIERLDRDALAADEPLLRELFGLLILAHYRTRPYDLRQLLDGPSVSVWVGRSAGRVAAVALLADEGGLDGELAGRVAAGRRRARGHLLPQVLAAHCARPDAMALRGRRVLRLAVHPAVRRRGLASALLARLAADAQADGLDWLGASFGATSELLAFWRGVGFAPLRVGSTREATSGAHAALVMRPLSVPAERLYGDLRARYLDALPHLLCDALRRIEPELALALLSRGDDECVVRKSTPAHRYEAAAFAAGGMDYEDVLGALWHLGLERLPVLTEPAVRDAFVARILQKRSWQDVATLLGVPGRRQVVELLRRAAASLLA; via the coding sequence ATGCCGCCATCGACCTCCGTACCGGATGAGGCCCGTAGACTGCTGGCTGCGGCGCGCGTCGCACACCAGCGGCGCGTGCTCGTGCTCAGCGGAGAGGCGGCGTGGGCGGTCGACGCCGCTGCCGGTCTGCGCGAGGTGCTGGCGGTCGAGGACGCCCTGTGGATCGGCCAGTCCACCGCCGCTGGCTGGAGCCATTGCCCGCCGCGAGAGGGGCAGGCCCAACTCGGGCGGGAGTACGGCCTGATCTGCCTCGACGCCTTCTCTGGGCTCGATCCCGACACCCTCGGCGCGGCGACCGGCACGTTGGCGGGCGGTGGGCTGTTCTACCTGCTGTGCCCGCCGCTGGACCGCTGGGCGGACTACCCCGACCCCGAGCGTGCGCGCATGGCGGTGGTCCCGGACGGCGAGGCCGCGGTAGGCGGGCGCTTTCTGCGGCGCCTGGCGTCGATCCTGAGTGCCGCACCCGGCGTGCGCATCGTGACTCAGGCGGGCGAGGTCATGGGCGATCCGCTGGCCGTCGACCCGGTGAGCGCCGCGCCGACAATCCGCGCGGCCGGGCACGACGGCGCGCTGACCGCGGACCAGCACGCGGCGGTGGCCGCGGTGCTGCATGCGGCCCAGGGGCACCGTCGTCGGCCTGCGGTGCTCACCGCGCATCGCGGACGCGGCAAATCCACGGCCTTCGGTCTCGCCGCTGCGGCCTTGCTCGCCGAACGAGAGTCGAAGGTCGTGCTGACCGGTCCGAGCCTCGTCGCCGTCGCGCCGGTCTTCGCGGCCGCGGCGCAGCGGCTGCCGGGCGCACACCTGCGCCGCGGCCTGCTGCAGTACGGCACAGGCAGGCTGGAATTCATGGCGCCCGATGCGCTGGCCGAGGCGCCGCCGCAGGCGGATCTCGTGCTGGTGGACGAGGCGGCGGCCTTGCCGCTGCCGCTGCTCTCGCGTCTGCTGCATGCCTGCCCGCGTCTGGCCTTCGCCACCACCGTGCACGGCTACGAAGGCTCCGGGCGCGCGTTTGCCCTGCGCTTCCAGCCGCTGCTGGACCGCGAGAGGCCCGGCTGGCACGGCGTCGCGCTCGACGAACCCATCCGCTGGACGTCCGGCGACCCGCTGGAGTCCCTGAGCTTTCGCGCCCTGCTGCTCGATGCCGAGCCGGCCGCGGACACGGAAGTGGGCGGTGCCGCAGCCGAGTCGCTGCGCATCGAACGCCTCGACCGCGATGCGCTGGCCGCCGACGAGCCGCTCCTGCGCGAGCTGTTCGGTCTGCTGATCCTGGCGCATTACCGTACCCGCCCCTACGACCTGCGCCAGCTGCTCGACGGACCTTCGGTGTCGGTGTGGGTCGGCCGTTCGGCGGGGCGGGTCGCCGCCGTCGCGCTGCTCGCCGACGAGGGCGGGCTCGACGGGGAACTGGCCGGCCGGGTCGCGGCAGGCAGGCGCCGCGCACGCGGACATCTGCTGCCGCAGGTGCTTGCGGCGCATTGCGCCCGACCGGACGCGATGGCGCTGCGCGGTCGGCGGGTGCTGCGCCTTGCGGTCCATCCGGCGGTGCGTCGTCGTGGCCTTGCGAGCGCGCTGCTTGCACGGCTTGCCGCGGATGCGCAGGCGGACGGCCTGGACTGGCTGGGGGCGAGCTTCGGCGCCACCTCTGAGCTGCTCGCCTTCTGGCGAGGGGTGGGGTTTGCGCCGCTGCGCGTGGGCTCGACGCGCGAGGCCACCAGCGGCGCCCATGCGGCCCTGGTCATGCGCCCGCTGTCCGTGCCCGCCGAGCGCCTGTACGGCGACCTGCGCGCACGCTATCTCGATGCGCTTCCGCACCTGCTCTGCGACGCCCTGAGGCGGATCGAACCCGAACTGGCGCTGGCCCTGTTGTCCCGCGGAGACGATGAGTGCGTTGTGCGGAAATCCACGCCCGCGCACCGATATGAGGCGGCGGCGTTCGCTGCCGGAGGCATGGATTACGAGGACGTGCTCGGCGCGCTCTGGCATCTCGGGCTCGAACGCCTTCCTGTCCTCACGGAGCCGGCGGTGCGAGACGCCTTCGTCGCGAGAATCTTGCAGAAGCGCAGTTGGCAGGATGTGGCGACGCTGCTCGGCGTGCCCGGGCGTCGGCAGGTGGTCGAACTGCTGCGCCGCGCCGCGGCATCGCTCCTGGCATGA
- the greB gene encoding transcription elongation factor GreB, producing MAAYSGARLSKRWLPALCRSGSDAAGYTGAIFIPTGSSMGRWRPPAPKSSPYITPEGYASLAAELDALWPRRNEVTQHLAAAAAEGDRSENAEYIYRKKELREIDRRIRYLQKRLPILKVVARPRAADRVYFGAWAVLENEAGDEFEYRIVGADEIGGEGLISVDSPMARALLGKAVDDEVQVQTPQGEAVYYVVALRYDAAP from the coding sequence ATGGCGGCATATTCCGGTGCACGGCTCTCGAAACGGTGGTTGCCGGCATTATGCCGCAGCGGCTCCGATGCCGCGGGCTATACTGGCGCGATCTTCATTCCCACGGGATCGAGCATGGGCCGCTGGCGTCCACCCGCACCGAAATCCTCGCCCTACATCACCCCCGAGGGCTACGCCTCGCTCGCCGCCGAACTCGACGCGCTGTGGCCCCGCCGAAACGAGGTGACGCAGCATCTCGCGGCGGCGGCGGCCGAGGGCGACCGCTCCGAAAATGCCGAGTACATCTACCGCAAGAAGGAGCTGCGCGAGATTGACCGACGCATCCGCTATCTGCAGAAACGCCTGCCGATCCTCAAGGTGGTGGCGCGTCCGCGCGCTGCCGACCGCGTCTACTTCGGGGCCTGGGCGGTGCTGGAGAACGAAGCCGGCGACGAATTCGAGTATCGCATCGTGGGGGCCGACGAGATCGGCGGAGAAGGACTGATCAGCGTCGATTCGCCAATGGCTCGCGCCCTGCTGGGCAAGGCCGTAGACGACGAGGTCCAGGTCCAGACCCCGCAGGGCGAAGCCGTCTACTACGTGGTCGCACTGCGCTACGACGCTGCGCCCTAG
- a CDS encoding amidohydrolase family protein encodes MAPDRRRGAGCGSRGPRRGAARRLACAAHRRGGARMSAVVYRAPLLTPRSADRLDAWADGGLRVRDGRIEAAGDFDAVMVLGEAAVESLDGVLVPGFADVHIHWVQFPVRGAFEEELMPWLREYIWPEEMRYADQDFARAAAQRFFAATVRAGTVMGMSYSSVHAAATHIADEARVGDWMVGDVVMEHGAPEALTRASVHDAAELNARAAGIGPDRYVVTPRFALNCTPALMAALGDFARAGGYRVQTHLSESPGEIREVLREFPDAEDYTDVYDRAGLLGPRSVLGHCIHLSPREWSVLRARGSWIAHCPSSNEALDSGRMDLDTVRRLDIPYALASDVGAGSSHSLLHVMQRFLEIHRAAGVEVSATEALYRATLAGAECMGRGAVAGSLDAGKRADFVLLPRPAGGFLPEAWIEEWTRGAMAELETRPLATWIAGERHAPPAT; translated from the coding sequence GTGGCGCCTGATCGACGGCGAGGTGCCGGGTGTGGATCGCGCGGCCCTCGCCGCGGAGCAGCGCGCCGCCTCGCATGCGCTGCTCACCGCCGCGGGGGTGCGCGCATGAGCGCCGTCGTCTACCGCGCGCCGCTGCTCACCCCGCGCTCGGCGGACCGCCTCGACGCCTGGGCCGACGGCGGCCTGCGCGTGCGCGACGGGCGCATCGAGGCCGCAGGCGATTTCGACGCCGTGATGGTCCTCGGCGAGGCCGCCGTGGAGTCACTCGACGGCGTCCTCGTGCCCGGCTTCGCCGACGTGCACATCCACTGGGTGCAATTCCCCGTGCGCGGCGCCTTCGAGGAAGAGCTGATGCCCTGGCTGCGCGAGTACATCTGGCCGGAGGAGATGCGCTACGCCGATCAGGATTTCGCGCGCGCCGCCGCACAGCGCTTCTTCGCCGCCACGGTTCGCGCAGGCACCGTGATGGGCATGAGCTATTCCAGCGTGCACGCCGCGGCGACGCACATCGCCGACGAGGCGCGCGTGGGCGACTGGATGGTGGGCGACGTGGTGATGGAGCATGGCGCGCCGGAGGCGCTGACGCGCGCCAGCGTGCACGACGCCGCCGAGCTGAACGCGCGCGCCGCGGGGATCGGCCCGGATCGTTACGTGGTCACCCCGCGCTTCGCGCTCAACTGCACGCCCGCGCTGATGGCCGCCCTCGGCGACTTCGCCCGCGCCGGCGGCTACCGCGTGCAGACGCACCTGTCCGAGTCGCCCGGCGAGATCCGCGAGGTACTGCGCGAATTCCCCGACGCCGAGGACTACACCGACGTCTACGACCGCGCCGGCCTGCTCGGGCCGCGCAGCGTGCTCGGCCACTGCATCCACCTCTCCCCGCGCGAGTGGAGCGTGCTGCGCGCGCGCGGCAGCTGGATCGCGCACTGTCCGTCGAGCAACGAGGCGCTCGATTCCGGGCGCATGGATCTGGACACCGTGCGCCGCCTCGACATTCCCTACGCGCTCGCCAGCGACGTCGGTGCCGGCTCCTCGCACAGCCTGCTTCACGTGATGCAGCGCTTTCTCGAAATCCACCGCGCCGCCGGCGTCGAGGTGAGCGCGACCGAGGCGCTGTACCGCGCCACCCTGGCCGGCGCCGAGTGCATGGGGCGCGGCGCAGTGGCGGGCAGCCTGGACGCGGGCAAGCGCGCCGACTTCGTCCTGCTGCCGCGACCTGCGGGCGGGTTTCTCCCCGAGGCCTGGATCGAGGAATGGACCCGCGGCGCCATGGCCGAGCTGGAAACCCGGCCGCTGGCGACCTGGATCGCGGGCGAGCGCCACGCTCCGCCGGCGACCTGA
- a CDS encoding 8-oxoguanine deaminase, with amino-acid sequence MRIWIREPLAILAEAAAGGLVVEDDRIVECLPAGARPATPVDETFDARAHVVVPGLINLHHHFYQTLTRACPPALDKPLFPWLEALYPVWAQLRPAQLAVAARTALVELLRSGCTTAVDHHYLFPAGLDEAIDIELEAAAELGLRTVLTRGSMSLSQDDGGLPPRSVVQREDAILADSERLLARYHEAREGALRQIALAPCSPFSVTADLMRESAALARRHGARLHTHLAETDDETDYCLAHFGRRPVDYLDDLGWIADDVWVAHGIHFDADEIARLGAAGVGVAHCPSSNMILASGRCPVPALEAAGAPVGLGVDGSASNDASNLIAEVRQAFLLQRLHAGADVIGHRDALRWATEGGARCLGRPELGRIAPGCQADLALFRVDDLGFAGAGDPLAALVLCAAQNADRVMVAGAWRLIDGEVPGVDRAALAAEQRAASHALLTAAGVRA; translated from the coding sequence ATGCGTATCTGGATACGGGAACCCCTCGCGATCCTCGCCGAGGCGGCTGCGGGCGGCCTGGTGGTCGAGGACGACCGCATCGTCGAATGCCTGCCGGCCGGAGCGCGCCCGGCGACGCCGGTGGACGAGACCTTCGACGCCCGCGCGCACGTGGTCGTCCCCGGCCTGATCAACCTGCATCACCACTTCTACCAGACCCTCACGCGCGCCTGCCCGCCGGCGCTGGACAAGCCGCTGTTCCCCTGGCTGGAGGCGCTGTATCCGGTGTGGGCGCAGCTGCGGCCAGCACAGCTCGCCGTCGCCGCGCGCACGGCGCTGGTCGAGCTGCTGCGCTCGGGCTGCACCACCGCGGTCGACCATCACTACCTCTTTCCCGCCGGGCTCGACGAGGCCATCGACATCGAACTGGAGGCGGCGGCCGAGCTGGGCCTGCGCACGGTGCTGACGCGCGGTTCGATGAGCCTGTCGCAGGACGACGGCGGCCTGCCGCCGCGCAGCGTGGTGCAGCGCGAGGACGCCATCCTGGCCGACAGCGAGCGCCTGCTTGCGCGCTACCACGAGGCCAGGGAGGGCGCGCTGCGTCAGATCGCCCTGGCGCCGTGCTCGCCGTTCTCGGTTACCGCCGACCTCATGCGCGAGAGCGCCGCGCTGGCGCGTCGTCACGGCGCCCGGCTGCACACTCATCTGGCCGAGACCGACGACGAGACCGACTACTGCCTCGCGCATTTCGGTCGCCGCCCGGTCGACTATCTCGACGACCTCGGCTGGATCGCGGACGACGTCTGGGTGGCCCACGGTATCCACTTCGACGCGGACGAGATCGCGCGCCTCGGCGCCGCCGGCGTGGGCGTCGCCCACTGTCCCTCGTCCAACATGATCCTGGCCTCCGGTCGCTGCCCCGTACCGGCGCTGGAGGCGGCCGGCGCGCCGGTGGGACTCGGCGTCGACGGCTCGGCCTCGAACGATGCTTCGAACCTGATCGCCGAGGTGCGTCAGGCCTTTCTGCTCCAGCGCCTGCACGCGGGCGCCGACGTAATCGGCCATCGCGACGCGCTGCGCTGGGCCACCGAGGGCGGCGCGCGCTGTCTCGGCCGGCCCGAGCTGGGGCGCATCGCGCCCGGCTGCCAGGCCGACCTCGCGCTGTTCCGGGTGGACGACCTCGGCTTCGCCGGGGCCGGCGATCCGCTGGCCGCGCTGGTCCTCTGCGCCGCCCAGAACGCCGACCGGGTAATGGTCGCGGGTGCGTGGCGCCTGATCGACGGCGAGGTGCCGGGTGTGGATCGCGCGGCCCTCGCCGCGGAGCAGCGCGCCGCCTCGCATGCGCTGCTCACCGCCGCGGGGGTGCGCGCATGA
- a CDS encoding GntR family transcriptional regulator: MGRPDDVSVKASSGGAAAERAKTRSAARCSAQDIYVQLREMILSFELYPGIRVTETELAEYFGVSRTPVREALQRLEQDAYLIIRPKQGCFIRQLDIAELGQYYEIRQDLEALSLRFACENMPDRNLRELGKAWDPEIQPGRSDEPGEMVAREESFHVALAEGGGNAVLANYLKDINSHIRVVRRLDFTSGERIDRTYAEHHDLVQCLLRRDLPAAQTLMREHIAQSESFAKSLTLHQLAQRRNSSFGQL, encoded by the coding sequence ATGGGTCGCCCAGATGATGTGTCGGTCAAGGCGTCCTCAGGCGGCGCTGCCGCCGAGCGCGCAAAGACGCGCAGCGCGGCGCGCTGTTCCGCGCAGGATATCTACGTGCAGCTGCGCGAGATGATCCTGAGTTTCGAGCTGTATCCGGGCATCCGCGTGACCGAGACCGAGCTGGCCGAGTATTTCGGCGTCAGCCGGACGCCGGTGCGCGAGGCCCTGCAGCGCCTCGAACAGGACGCCTACCTGATCATCCGGCCGAAGCAGGGATGCTTCATCCGTCAGCTCGACATCGCCGAACTGGGGCAGTACTACGAGATCCGCCAGGACCTCGAGGCGCTGTCGCTGCGTTTTGCCTGCGAGAACATGCCCGACCGCAATCTGCGCGAGCTGGGAAAGGCCTGGGACCCGGAAATCCAGCCCGGCCGCTCGGACGAGCCGGGGGAGATGGTCGCGCGCGAGGAGTCCTTCCACGTGGCGCTGGCCGAGGGCGGCGGCAATGCCGTGCTGGCCAACTATCTCAAGGACATCAACAGCCACATCCGGGTGGTGCGCCGCCTGGATTTCACCAGCGGCGAACGCATCGACCGCACCTATGCGGAGCACCACGACCTGGTGCAATGCCTGCTGCGCCGGGACCTGCCCGCGGCGCAGACGCTCATGCGCGAACACATCGCGCAGAGCGAATCCTTCGCCAAGTCGCTCACCCTGCACCAGCTCGCGCAACGTCGCAACAGCAGTTTCGGCCAGCTCTGA
- a CDS encoding cytosine permease, with protein sequence MSTSPGASELGGIEARGIERVLPHERTHVSIFDNFTMWLSANMVISTVALGAIAIPVFGLGFWDSFLVILVFNMVGVLPVAYFSTLGPRLGLRQMTIARFSFGWHGAKIMALFNVAACIGWSAVNVIVGSQIITALSHGAVPVWASILAIAALTTAVSVYGYRYVHRYERYAWIPMAIIFVIVAFTTGGQMGIVPTPAWNVAHWASLISFGGAIYGFATGWSSYAADYTVNQPEHTPASKIFWLTFFGVTIPCILLETLGLSLTTVGAFAKAANEGGGALLAAALHPLGGFGELLLLMLALSVIANNIPNDYSLGLSMQVLGRAFHKVNRAVWTFIGAVVYIAIAIAAAAHFNAALENFLLMVAYWLGPWSIILILEHFIVRRGHYNLDGWNEARHLPVGWAAVISMALGLFGVYLGAAQLLFVGPVAALFNPPYGMDVGFELGLVFAAIAYSILRPMELRAHDR encoded by the coding sequence ATGTCCACTTCCCCAGGCGCGAGCGAACTCGGCGGCATCGAGGCGCGCGGCATCGAGCGCGTGCTGCCGCACGAGCGTACCCACGTCAGCATCTTCGACAACTTCACCATGTGGCTGTCCGCCAACATGGTCATTTCCACCGTGGCGCTCGGCGCGATCGCGATCCCGGTCTTCGGTCTGGGCTTCTGGGACAGCTTCCTGGTGATCCTGGTCTTCAACATGGTGGGCGTGCTGCCGGTGGCCTACTTCTCCACCCTCGGCCCGCGCCTCGGCCTGCGCCAGATGACCATCGCGCGCTTCTCGTTCGGCTGGCACGGCGCGAAGATCATGGCCCTGTTCAACGTCGCCGCCTGCATCGGCTGGTCGGCGGTGAACGTGATCGTGGGCTCGCAGATCATCACCGCGCTGAGCCACGGCGCCGTCCCGGTGTGGGCCTCGATCCTGGCGATCGCCGCGCTCACCACCGCGGTCAGCGTGTACGGCTACCGCTACGTGCATCGTTACGAGCGCTACGCCTGGATTCCGATGGCGATCATCTTCGTCATCGTCGCCTTCACCACCGGCGGCCAGATGGGCATCGTGCCCACGCCGGCCTGGAACGTCGCGCACTGGGCCTCGCTGATCTCCTTCGGCGGCGCGATCTACGGCTTCGCCACCGGCTGGAGCTCCTACGCGGCGGACTACACCGTGAACCAGCCCGAGCACACCCCGGCCAGCAAGATCTTCTGGCTGACCTTCTTCGGCGTGACCATCCCCTGCATCCTGCTGGAGACCCTCGGCCTGTCGCTGACCACGGTCGGCGCCTTCGCCAAGGCCGCGAACGAGGGCGGCGGCGCGCTGCTGGCCGCGGCGCTGCATCCGCTGGGCGGTTTCGGCGAGCTGCTGCTGCTCATGCTCGCGCTGTCGGTCATCGCCAACAATATCCCCAACGACTACAGCCTCGGTCTGTCCATGCAGGTGCTCGGACGCGCCTTCCACAAGGTCAATCGCGCGGTCTGGACCTTCATCGGCGCGGTGGTCTACATCGCCATCGCCATCGCCGCTGCGGCGCACTTCAACGCCGCGCTGGAGAACTTCCTGCTGATGGTGGCGTACTGGCTCGGTCCGTGGTCGATCATCCTCATCCTGGAGCACTTCATCGTGCGCCGCGGCCACTACAACCTGGACGGCTGGAACGAGGCGCGCCACCTGCCGGTGGGCTGGGCGGCGGTCATCTCCATGGCGCTCGGCCTGTTCGGCGTGTACCTTGGCGCCGCGCAGCTGCTCTTCGTCGGCCCGGTCGCCGCGCTGTTCAACCCGCCCTACGGCATGGACGTCGGCTTCGAGCTGGGTCTGGTGTTCGCGGCCATCGCCTACTCGATCCTGCGCCCGATGGAACTGCGCGCGCACGACCGCTGA
- a CDS encoding LysR substrate-binding domain-containing protein: MRINPDQLITFAQVVREGGIGAAARALHLTQPAVSNQLRQLQALIGEPLYRRQGRGIALTSVGEQLYHHARALADALQDAETFAQALVSADSGRVRIAASQTLGAYILPAALAEFRTLAPQIEIILESHNSQSVLEHLGSCDIGLIEGPIARTHAADRFSAQPLGSDTIVAVVPSGHRLAKRRSLKLADVAREPIILREAGSGTREMVEAAFANAGIVPRISMTLAGVAAVTEAARQGLGIGFLSSLALRHESSHVVGIPLSPALRRQLTLLTANQPSRAAQRFIAFLKDFLGRTPEVSAETEPRLSSTVKPV; encoded by the coding sequence ATGCGGATCAACCCGGATCAACTCATCACGTTTGCCCAGGTCGTGCGCGAAGGCGGCATCGGTGCCGCGGCGCGCGCGCTGCACCTCACCCAACCAGCGGTGTCGAATCAGTTGCGCCAGCTGCAGGCACTGATCGGCGAACCGCTCTACCGTCGCCAGGGGCGCGGCATCGCCCTGACCAGCGTCGGCGAACAGCTCTACCATCATGCACGGGCCCTGGCCGACGCCCTGCAGGATGCCGAAACCTTCGCCCAGGCACTGGTTTCGGCGGATTCAGGGCGCGTGCGCATCGCCGCGAGTCAGACGCTCGGCGCCTACATCTTGCCCGCAGCGCTGGCCGAATTCCGCACCCTGGCGCCGCAGATCGAGATCATCCTGGAAAGCCACAACAGCCAGTCCGTGCTCGAACACCTCGGCAGCTGCGACATCGGCCTGATCGAAGGCCCCATAGCACGCACACATGCCGCAGACCGCTTTTCCGCGCAGCCCTTGGGCAGCGACACCATCGTCGCGGTCGTGCCGAGCGGACACCGCCTGGCCAAGCGGCGCTCGCTCAAGCTCGCGGACGTAGCACGCGAACCGATCATCTTGCGCGAGGCAGGATCGGGCACCCGCGAAATGGTCGAGGCCGCATTTGCCAACGCCGGCATCGTTCCGAGGATCAGCATGACGCTGGCCGGGGTCGCCGCCGTGACCGAGGCGGCCCGCCAGGGCCTTGGCATCGGCTTTCTTTCCAGTCTCGCGTTGCGTCACGAAAGCTCGCACGTCGTCGGCATCCCGTTGAGCCCCGCACTGCGCAGACAGCTGACTCTGCTGACCGCGAACCAGCCCTCGCGGGCGGCCCAACGGTTCATCGCCTTCCTCAAGGATTTTCTGGGGCGCACGCCCGAAGTGAGTGCAGAAACGGAACCTCGACTGTCGTCAACCGTCAAACCCGTATAG
- a CDS encoding isopenicillin N synthase family dioxygenase, with protein MAVVMTGNGPRALPEGGLAPRRASAEEIPVLDLAPMFGSDAAAKAALAARLRAACTDSGFFYLRGHGVPEAVVAAAFDAARYYFALPEAAKLAHHAGLSPHNRGYAGLLEENTDPAARGDLHESFDMALEVPADDPDVLAGKRLYGPNQWPDGLSGFRETVEAYHAAMRGLSRCLLAAFALALGLDEDYFDPRIGKPLATVRLLRYPPQTGEIDPRQIGIGAHTDYECFTILAQEDVPALQVLSAAGEWLAADPIPGCFLVNIGDQMARWTNDLFASTVHRAVNRSGRERYSIPFFFGPDYDTEIVALPGCTGPDNPAKYPPVGAGAYVESRFSATFDYFDGAVG; from the coding sequence ATGGCCGTGGTGATGACCGGCAACGGCCCGCGCGCGCTGCCCGAGGGCGGGCTCGCGCCGCGCCGCGCCAGCGCCGAGGAAATCCCGGTGCTCGATCTCGCGCCGATGTTCGGCAGCGACGCGGCGGCCAAGGCCGCACTCGCCGCCCGTCTGCGCGCAGCTTGCACCGACAGCGGTTTCTTCTACCTGCGCGGGCATGGCGTTCCGGAGGCGGTCGTCGCGGCCGCCTTCGACGCCGCGCGGTATTACTTCGCGCTGCCCGAGGCCGCGAAGCTCGCGCACCATGCCGGGCTGTCGCCCCACAACCGCGGCTACGCGGGGCTGCTGGAAGAGAACACCGATCCCGCCGCGCGCGGCGATCTGCACGAAAGCTTCGACATGGCGCTGGAAGTGCCCGCGGACGACCCGGACGTGCTCGCCGGCAAGCGCCTGTACGGCCCCAACCAGTGGCCGGACGGCCTGTCCGGTTTCCGCGAGACGGTGGAGGCCTATCATGCCGCGATGCGCGGGCTCAGCCGGTGCCTGCTCGCCGCCTTCGCGCTCGCACTCGGCCTGGACGAGGACTACTTCGATCCGCGCATCGGCAAGCCGCTCGCCACCGTGCGCCTGCTGCGCTACCCGCCGCAGACCGGCGAGATCGACCCGCGCCAGATCGGCATCGGCGCGCACACCGACTACGAGTGCTTCACCATCCTCGCGCAGGAGGACGTGCCCGCGCTGCAGGTGCTGAGCGCCGCGGGCGAGTGGCTGGCGGCCGATCCCATCCCCGGCTGCTTCCTGGTCAACATCGGCGACCAGATGGCGCGCTGGACCAACGACCTGTTCGCTTCCACGGTGCATCGCGCCGTGAACCGCTCCGGGCGCGAGCGCTATTCGATCCCGTTCTTCTTCGGGCCGGACTACGACACCGAGATCGTCGCGCTGCCCGGTTGCACCGGACCCGACAATCCCGCGAAATATCCGCCGGTCGGTGCCGGCGCGTACGTCGAATCGCGCTTCTCGGCCACCTTCGACTATTTCGACGGTGCGGTGGGCTGA